The following is a genomic window from Lysinibacillus sp. JNUCC-52.
AACGGTTCATTTTTAGGATTTCCACCAAGAATACCCATGCTTACACATCCTTTTCTTATTTTAGCTAAAGCAAGGATAGTATGGTTAAAATTTATAAAAAGATACATTAGTAAACAACTTAAGGAGATTATTTAGTAAACAAAAAAGCCGCAGCGATTGCACACGTTAAAAAGGGCTACTTTAACAACAATGAGACCGTCATTAAGGTGGTTTACTAAGGAGGTAGATAAGTGCAAGACTAATTAAAATTTAGAAGTACTAAATATAAATGTAACCAAGGGCAATAGAAAAAGTACTTTTGCAATAGGGATACAAAAGTACTTAAACTTATATTTAGGGTTTTAAAACCACTTTTATACAGTCTTCCTGTTTTGTATCGAATATTTCATAACCATGTTTTGCTTTTTCGAGAGGGAGGACATGTGTAATGATATCACCTGCACTCACTTTACCATCAGCAATTAAGTTATAGACATGAGGCATGATATGAACAACTGGGGCTTGTCCAGTACGAATCGCTACATTACGCTGAAAAATATCTCCGAGTGGGAAGGCGTTGTATCGACCACCATATACACCGGTAATTTGGATAGTTCCACCTTTGCGGACAGCTTGACTGGCTGTGACAATGGCTCCCATAGCCCCACTTTGAAGTTTTACGCCACTTGCAAGAAATTCGAGAGGCGTCATTTTTCCGCTCATTCCGACACAATCAATGACAACGTCAGCCCCTCCTTTAGTAATCTCTTTCAGATATTCACCACAATTTTCATGATCTTCAAAATTAACAATTTCGACGTTATTTGTTTTCTTGGCATGTTTAAGACGATACCCGATGTAGTCCACTGCGATTACTCTTTCTGCTCCTTTCAACCAAGCAAATTTTTGTGCTAATAGTCCAACAGGTCCACAGCCAAGAATAACAACAGTATCTCCTTTCTTTACGCCGGCATTTTCTACACTCCAAAAAGCAGTGGAAGCAGCATCGGCAAGGAGAACTAGACTTTCATCAGGAACTTCAGATTTCTCTGGAATTTTGAATGGGATAAAATTACCATATGGAACCCTCAAATACTCTGCCTGTCCTCCTGGAAAACCGCCTGTTGTGTCTGAATAACCAAAGTAGGCACCCATTTCGCCATTATCGTTTGCATTATCACACTGACTTTCCAATTCATGATTGCAATACCAACATTCCCCGCATGCAATATTAAAAGGAATGACAACTCGGTCACCCTTTTTAACCTTCGTCACACCTTTACCAACTTCTTCTACAATGCCCATCGGTTCATGGCCAATGACATAGTCTTTTCCAATATTCGGAATCATTCCATGAATCAAATGCAAGTCGGACCCGCAAATGGCAGTAGTGGTTAAACGAACAATAATATCATCGGCTTTTTTAATTTTTGGGTCTTTTACTTCTTTAACCTCAACATTTTTTATGCCTTGAAAAGTGACAGCTTTCATTAAAAAATCCCTCTTTTTCTTTTATTTTTTCGGTG
Proteins encoded in this region:
- a CDS encoding zinc-dependent alcohol dehydrogenase, which translates into the protein MKAVTFQGIKNVEVKEVKDPKIKKADDIIVRLTTTAICGSDLHLIHGMIPNIGKDYVIGHEPMGIVEEVGKGVTKVKKGDRVVIPFNIACGECWYCNHELESQCDNANDNGEMGAYFGYSDTTGGFPGGQAEYLRVPYGNFIPFKIPEKSEVPDESLVLLADAASTAFWSVENAGVKKGDTVVILGCGPVGLLAQKFAWLKGAERVIAVDYIGYRLKHAKKTNNVEIVNFEDHENCGEYLKEITKGGADVVIDCVGMSGKMTPLEFLASGVKLQSGAMGAIVTASQAVRKGGTIQITGVYGGRYNAFPLGDIFQRNVAIRTGQAPVVHIMPHVYNLIADGKVSAGDIITHVLPLEKAKHGYEIFDTKQEDCIKVVLKP